The genomic DNA CATATCGTCGGCGGCCAGCTCGCCACGCGCCCATGCCGGTTGCGACGTGCCCACCGCACTGCCATCCTCCACCCAGTCGTCTCCGAACGTGGCGGACTCTCCCGCATGCAGGACCCGGCCCGCCTCCGCATTCCGGCGCGGCGCCAGGGCCACCGCGCCCTCGAACACCGACACGCGCGCCTGCCCTGGCAGGCGCCTGACGGCCAGCCGGGTGCCCAGCGCACGCGCGTGCCCGACGGGTGTCAGCACCCGCAACGGCCGATCGGCACCGGGGCCGTCATGCCCCGTGGTGACGAGGATTTCCCCACGATACAGCACCAGCGTCCGCCACGCGGGCTCCAGCCTCACGTCGAAGGCACTGTCGGTATCGGCAAGTACCGTGGTGCCATCCGGCAAGTGCCAGGCCCTGCGCTCGCCGACCGCCGTGGCGTGGTCCGCCGACCAGGCGCGCCAATCACCTCGCGTTGCCACCACTGCCGATCCCCCACCCACCATGGCGAGGATCGCCATCGACTTGAAGAAACGGCGCCGGCCCGCCTGGCTGCCTGCCTGCAACGCGGTCATTGCCGCGCTTGCGGGCAAGCCCGTGAGTCTCGCGGTCACCGCCTCGATATGCAGCCAGGCGCGCTCATGATCAG from Orrella dioscoreae includes the following:
- a CDS encoding FecR domain-containing protein, encoding MTRMGPRAGGEPLAEGVAREAAHWFSLWRSECMTDIQREAWQRWRAAHPDHERAWLHIEAVTARLTGLPASAAMTALQAGSQAGRRRFFKSMAILAMVGGGSAVVATRGDWRAWSADHATAVGERRAWHLPDGTTVLADTDSAFDVRLEPAWRTLVLYRGEILVTTGHDGPGADRPLRVLTPVGHARALGTRLAVRRLPGQARVSVFEGAVALAPRRNAEAGRVLHAGESATFGDDWVEDGSAVGTSQPAWARGELAADDMALGDFLAELGRYRRGVLGCDPDVADLRLSGLFPLDDTDRVLQAVVRLLPVRLRMRTPYWVTVVSR